From the genome of Glycine max cultivar Williams 82 chromosome 2, Glycine_max_v4.0, whole genome shotgun sequence, one region includes:
- the LOC100796874 gene encoding zinc finger protein CONSTANS-LIKE 13 — MMNGSPNSKQRTCDYCGSFTALLYCRADSAKLCFFCDRKVHFPNQLFSKHKRAQLCDACGDSPASVLCSAENSVLCQNCDCGKQKHLVSEAHQRRPLEGFSGCPSVTELLTILGLSEKSLLSNEGTSQIDDDLSDLHVWSAPSINGLEDLITTTASSQKKRKGACGRHKEEILSQLRELIKLEPDLIHAERQGQFGNLPTDFERDVEANIFPSYEVGVFCWHGESSDPRNQIVPSDTSPLRDYGDIVSAEDGSFTITVTHANFNNQGKPSNSFNAENLSPTPKATPYELTSHERDSALLRYREKKKSRRYDKHIRYESRKVRAESRMRIKGRFVRDETQK; from the exons ATGATGAATGGTTCTCCAAATTCAAAACAGAGAACATGTGACTATTGCGGGAGCTTCACGGCTCTTCTGTACTGCAGAGCCGATTCTGCGAAGCTTTGTTTCTTCTGTGACCGTAAAGTTCACTTCCCAAACCAGCTTTTCTCGAAGCACAAGCGCGCGCAGCTCTGTGATGCGTGTGGAGATTCCCCTGCCTCGGTGCTCTGTTCTGCAGAAAACTCTGTTCTGTGCCAAAACTGTGATTGCGGAAAGCAAAAACATTTGGTGTCTGAGGCGCACCAACGGAGGCCACTCGAGGGGTTCTCGGGGTGCCCTTCTGTGACTGAGTTGTTAACAATTCTGGGTCTCAGTGAAAAATCTCTGCTTTCAAATGAGGGAACTTCCCAGATTGATGATGACCTTTCGGATTTGCACGTGTGGAGTGCTCCTTCTATTAATGGTCTTGAAGATTTGATCACTACCACAGCTTCTTCTCAaaag AAACGTAAGGGTGCGTGCGGGAGACACAAAGAAGAGATTCTTAGTCAACTCCGTGAGCTAATAAAGTTGGAGCCCGACTTGATTCATGCTGAACGACAAGGGCAATTTGGAAATTTGCCTACTGATTTTGAACGAGACGTGGAGGCTAATATATTTCCTTCATATGAG GTAGGTGTGTTTTGTTGGCATGGAGAAAGCAGTGATCCTAGAAATCAAATTGTTCCTTCCGATACGTCACCATTGAGAGATTATGGCGATATAGTTTCAGCTGAAGATGGAAGTTTTACGATCACTGTGACTCACGCCAATTTTAACAACCAAGGGAAACCATCAAATTCTTTTAACGCTGAAAACTTATCTCCTACTCCTAAAGCTACTCCATACGAGTTGACAAGTCATGAAAGAGATTCAGCATTATTGCGAtacagagagaagaaaaaatccAGAAG ATATGACAAGCACATCAGATATGAATCACGAAAAGTTCGGGCAGAAAGCAGGATGAGAATTAAGGGTAGGTTTGTCAGAGATGAAACACAAAAATAA
- the TIR1A gene encoding protein TRANSPORT INHIBITOR RESPONSE 1A, which translates to MRPRVAYSFPEEVLEHVFSFIECDKDRGSISLVCKSWYEIERWCRRRVFVGNCYAVSPATVVNRFPKVRSIAIKGKPHFADFNLVPEGWGAYVGPWIKAMAAAYPWLQEIRLKRMVIADECLELIAKSFKNFQVLVLTSCEGFTTDGLAAIAANCRNLRELELRESEVDDICGHWLSHFPDSYTSLVSLNISCLGNEVNLSALERLVSRCPNLQTLRLNRAVPLDRLATLLRGAPQLVELGTGAYTTEMRPEVFTNLAEAFSGCKQLKGLSGFWDVLPSYLPAVYPICSNLTSLNLSYATIQSPDLIKLVGQCESLQRLWVLDYIEDAGLEVIAASCKDLRELRVFPSDPFGLEPNVALTEQGLVSVSEGCTKLQSVLYFCRQMSNAALDTIARSRPNMTRFRLCIIEPRAPDYLTHQPLDAGFGAIVEHCKDLQRLSLSGLLTDRVFEYIGTYGKKLEMLSVAFAGDSDLGLHHVLSGCDNLRKLEIRDCPFGDKALLANAAKLETMRSLWMSSCLVSYGACKLLGQKMPRLNVEVIDERGPPDSRPESSPVEKLYIYRTVSGPRLDMPGYVWRMQDDSALRIS; encoded by the exons ATGCGGCCGAGAGTAGCGTACTCGTTCCCTGAGGAGGTGCTGGAGCACGTGTTCTCCTTCATTGAGTGCGACAAGGACCGCGGCTCGATCTCCCTCGTCTGCAAGTCCTGGTACGAGATCGAGCGCTGGTGTCGCCGGAGAGTCTTCGTCGGAAACTGCTACGCGGTCTCTCCGGCCACCGTCGTCAACCGCTTCCCCAAGGTTAGATCCATCGCCATCAAGGGGAAGCCGCACTTCGCCGACTTCAATTTGGTCCCCGAGGGTTGGGGCGCTTACGTGGGCCCCTGGATCAAGGCCATGGCCGCTGCCTACCCCTGGCTTCAGGAGATCAGGCTCAAGAGGATGGTCATCGCCGACGAATGCTTGGAACTCATCGCCAAATCGTTTAAGAACTTCCAAGTCTTGGTCCTCACCTCTTGCGAGGGCTTCACCACTGATGGACTTGCAGCCATTGCTGCCAATTGCAG GAATTTGAGGGAGTTGGAGTTGCGGGAGAGTGAGGTGGACGACATCTGTGGGCATTGGCTGAGCCATTTTCCTGATTCGTACACATCACTGGTTTCCCTTAACATTTCTTGCTTAGGCAATGAGGTGAATTTGTCTGCCCTAGAGCGCCTGGTTAGTAGGTGTCCCAATCTCCAGACGCTCCGCCTCAACCGTGCTGTGCCACTAGACAGGCTTGCCACTCTTCTTCGCGGTGCTCCTCAGTTGGTTGAGTTGGGCACCGGAGCTTACACGACAGAGATGCGACCGGAGGTCTTCACAAACCTTGCGGAGGCATTTTCTGGGTGCAAGCAATTGAAGGGCTTATCTGGATTTTGGGACGTGCTCCCTTCCTACCTTCCAGCTGTCTATCCTATTTGCTCCAACCTGACTTCACTGAACTTGAGTTATGCAACTATTCAAAGCCCTGATCTTATCAAGCTTGTTGGTCAATGTGAGAGTTTGCAGCGGTTATGG GTGCTGGATTACATAGAAGATGCTGGCCTTGAAGTGATTGCTGCATCCTGTAAGGATCTAAGGGAGTTGAGGGTGTTTCCGTCCGACCCGTTTGGGTTAGAACCAAATGTAGCATTGACAGAGCAGGGCCTCGTTTCGGTGTCTGAAGGCTGCACCAAGCTCCAGTCAGTTCTATATTTTTGTCGGCAAATGTCTAATGCTGCCTTAGATACAATTGCCAGGAGCAGGCCTAATATGACACGTTTTAGACTATGTATTATTGAGCCTCGAGCTCCTGACTATCTCACCCATCAACCTCTGGATGCTGGTTTTGGAGCTATTGTAGAGCATTGCAAGGATCTTCAGCGACTTTCCCTTTCTGGGCTTCTAACTGACCGTGTTTTTGAGTATATTGGGACTTATGGTAAGAAGCTTGAGATGCTTTCTGTGGCTTTTGCTGGAGATAGCGATTTGGGACTCCATCATGTGCTGTCTGGGTGTGACAACCTTAGGAAGCTGGAGATCAGGGACTGCCCCTTTGGTGACAAAGCCCTTTTGGCCAATGCTGCAAAGCTGGAGACAATGCGATCCCTTTGGATGTCCTCTTGCTTGGTGAGTTATGGAGCATGTAAATTGCTGGGTCAGAAAATGCCAAGACTTAATGTTGAAGTCATTGATGAAAGAGGACCTCCAGATTCAAGGCCGGAGAGTAGTCCTGTTGAGAAGTTATACATATACAGGACTGTTTCTGGGCCAAGATTGGACATGCCAGGCTATGTATGGAGAATGCAAGATGATTCTGCATTAAGGATTTCTTGA